DNA sequence from the Acinonyx jubatus isolate Ajub_Pintada_27869175 chromosome A3, VMU_Ajub_asm_v1.0, whole genome shotgun sequence genome:
tcatgatctcacggttcgtgggttcaaaccctgtgtcaagctctgtgctgacagcttagagcctggagcctgcttcagattctgtgtccccctctctctctgcccctcccctgtcacactctgtgtgtctctctctcaaaaataaacaagcattaaaaaaaaaattttaggggcacctgggtggctcagttggttaagcaaacgacttcggctcaggtcgtgatctcacagttcgtgggtttgagccccacatcgggctctgtgctgacagctcggagcctggagcctgctttggattctgtgctcctcctatgctcgtgctctgtctctcaataataaataaacattaaaaaaattttttttttaatttttaattttgcccctcccatgctcatgcccctctgcccctcccatgctcatgctctgtctctctctgtctctcaaaaataaataaacgttaaaaaaaattagaaaatatttttaaacatgtatttttttaaatgtttgtttattttgggagaaagaggcagagagaatgggaggagcagagagagaatctcaagcaggctccactctgttagtgcagagcctgacttggggcttgatcccacaaaccgtgagaccatgacctgagccaaaatcaagagtcagatgcttaaccgactgagccacccagtcacccctgaatTTTGAATCATAGTTACAAAGGTTTCCTGATACCAAGATTAAAGAGGCATTcacttatgtttttttctagtaCTTGTATGTTTTTGATTTCACATTAGATTCCCTAATCCATTCAGAGTTCAATTTTGTGTATATCTTGAAATAGCAGTCTCACTATGTTTTGCCAGATGGCATTCCGTTCTCCAAGCACTGTTTATTATGAAGTCTATTTTTACCCAAATAATTTGAGATGTacctttattttctcatgtgggaggtaatttttaaaaattaaatgccgtacagaggtgccttggtggcttagttggttaagtttctgactgaATTTTggttcacagttcatgagatcgagccccacatcaggctctgcgctgacagtgcaaagcctgcctggggttctctctccccgtctctccctgcccctgcttggcttgtgtgcactctctctctctctccctcactatcattcaaagtaaattaaaaaaaaattaaatacggTACATTAAGAATGAAAAGTTTTAGTGCTTCTATATAGCATTGGCTCCTTCTagagaaaatttaatatattctggTGGGCATTTAATGTAGGGAAAGGTCATGCTTATCCAATTGAAGCCTTGAGATGATTCAAGATGAATTTCAGTCTTTAGGAAAAGGTATCTATTTCTCGTTTGTTCTTACTCCTGGGGTGTGGCTTTTGGGGGTCACAGCTGGAATCCTGGGGTGTTCCTCAGGCTTGCTTCACATTGACGAGACCCAAACTCTAATTTTTGTCTTCTCAGCACGTTAAGATTGCTGAAGTGGTGTAGCTACTGTTTTGTGCATGGCTTTTCTGCCTCGTGGCCTGTTACTCAGAAATAAGTCCTGGCTGTCTCTGCTGCCCTCTGGGTTTAGTAAACTACTTTATCCATCTTTTAGAACTGTTCTTGGTGAGAAGTTTAGTCTGATACCCTCATGGCTTAAAGCAGAAGGTTGAGAATGTTGATAATTATGACTCCAAGCATGATCTGAAAGATCATCAATAATACAATTCAAACCAGAGAGTAAAAGCAGATAGAAATCATgcatgaaaacaacaacaacaacaacaacaacaacaacaaacaggggtggcacagtcagttaagcgtcagactcttgacctcagctcaggtcatgatctcgaggttcatgatttcaggccccgcattgggcttggtgctgatggtgtggaggctgcttgggattctgtctctccttctctttgacCCTTCCCactttgtactctctctctcataataaataaataaccttaaaaattttttaaagaaaaaaaatagtagaattGGAGGACAGATCCAGGAGACCCATTTTGCAAATAATGGGGCTTCTAGaaggataaaaatgaagaaattgaggagAGGACgtaattaaacaaataatggaAGAAGATTTCCCTGAGCCTATTAATGACCCAAGTCTGTACACAAAAACTGCTCCCCTGTGGTTCTTGGTGAGGCTGAGGAGAAAAGATACACATAAAACATGTCAAAATTCCTGAACTCTAAGTGCTTTCAGacacaagaaaaatgaattacttaCAAAGGAAAATCAATTGGACTGGTATTTGGATTTCACACCTGTAACTCTGGAGGCCAGCAGGTGCTGGAATCGGGTCTGTGGGCGGCCAAGAGGAAAGTCACGTCAGATAGAATGGCCCCTCATCATTCCGTTCCCCTGAGCATAGGAAGGATGTATATAGTGCAGATGTGCAAGGATGTAGTCACTCTTACCACCATGTACCCCAACTGCAAAAACCAAGAAGATCAAGGAAAATAAGGATAAACAACACTAACCCACAAGCAGAAACCAGACCTCAAGGTaagggaagatgaagaagaaaagaccTTTGTACAGGACAATATCTTGGAATGCTTAATAGTCAAAATTCTAGGAAGGGAAGATACAATGCTGAGGGAAATTCCAACAGTAGCTTCAAATGAATAACATTAAAGGATCTCAGCCAAATCTGAAAGCAGGGATGGGAGTGAGGGGCAAGGGGAGGACAGAAGAATGTCTCACAAGTctcaaggaagagggaggagcatGGGGAAGTCCAGCAGGTCACCGTGGGGTGTCTGCTGACATTCTCTGTATGAAGCATCTGTACTCAAGGTCCTATTAGGGCATAGTCATTTGAATCGCCTTAACACAGGACTCCACAGCCTCCTTTCACATATACAGCCCTGATCCTTGAcagttttctctccctcctttttttttttaaagtttatttattttgaaagaaacagagtgcaagtgggggaggggcagagagagagagagagagagagagagagagagagagagagggagagagagaatcccaagcaggctccacaccgtagcacagagcctgatgcagggcttgaacctacgaacctcaagaccatgacccaagcccaagtcagatgcttaacctactgagccacccaggtgcccctctcccctccttttaACATCGAGAAATGAGAAAACCCAGGAAGTCCAGCTGCGTGGGTGGAAGTCCCAGTTCTGCCGCTGAGCAGCTGCCAGGATGTGGCAGGTCATATTTATGGGCACGTCCACTGCAGCTGGTGTGCAAATTCTCCAAGAGGAATTAAACATAAAGtaagggagggaggcagccatCATacattccttccctcttccctttacCCCTGGTGTGTCAGCATTTTGCCATGCGGGGTCGTTTGGTTTGTGTGATTCTGTGTACTGGGAACTCAAGGGATATTTCACATGAGGGTAGCTGGGATGTTGGGAGCCGGCTGGGATAAGGGGCTTTGAAACTGGCCGCCACTAGATAAGGGACCAAAAGCTGAGAGGAGCTTCTCCGTGATTACTCCAGCTGGCACTCCTGTGTCTTCTCAGCCTGCAACTCCAAAGGCACAGAGCTCAGCCTCCTTTCCAAAGGATAATCATAAGGGAGCAGaggacttttcttgttttgtttgcatgACTGGGGAttactcttgagagagaaatGTTTCCATCACATGAAGACAGTTGCTGTGGACATCTGTGTTATGCAAAACCTCTCCTCTTGATAACATGGATTGAAATGACATTCTAGATATTTCTCTCTTACaaaaagaggctttttttttcttttgtagtatttatacatgttcattgcagcagaGAAAATGAGAGCAATTCAAAAAGTAATTAAGCATATTTTTACATgccaagaaaaaaacacagtttgaTGATTTTCCTTCTAGAGAGAGAGTTCTCTGTGTAGATCTGTACATAACTGAAAACAAATCACATCTTGCCATGCATGCCATTCtataatttggttttatttactcAACACTATGTCTTGGAGAGGCTTCTATCACCATAAATACAGACCTACGTCACCAGTTTAAGGGCTTCATAGTACTCTAAATTCTATGTATCATAACTTCCTTATGggtatatttttttttgtatcactGTATGTTGGCAATTCTGACTAGAAATGTGTCTGTCCAGGCTGGCAGGAGACTCTGAGGAGGAGTGGCTCTGGGAGGAAATAATGCCTACTGCTGAGTCTCTGGTCCTGTCTGGGAGGAACATCGTGCTGGTGGCTCAGAAGCTCCATCTTCAGCCGGGATGTCAAAGCCACCAGGAGGAGCTAGTGACTACAGCTCAGCAGATCCTGGTGGACACCACAAAGGTGAGGCTGGTATCAGACTGGCTAGCTGGTCAGTTGGACATAGCTCATTGCTGGGAAGCATGGATGGGGCAAGTCATTCCCACAGTGGATGCCCCTGCAGAGAGAGACCTCTGCCCAAGCTTCCGGCAGGATCACAGCACAGAGTTCATTACCTATTTAATAAATGCTAAGTGTGGAAGCTGCCATGGGGAGCTACTAAATtagggtctttaaaaaaaaatttttttttttaatctttatttttgagacggagagagacaagagtgtgagctgggaaggaacaaagagagaaggagacacagaatccaaagcaggctccgggctctgagctgtcagcacagagcccgatgctgggatcgaactcgtgaaccacgagttcatgacctgagccaaagtcaaatgcttaactgagccactgaggcgcccctagGGTCTGTGGTCTTAAACCCATGTGTGGCACCTCATCCCCACACTTGGCAATCAACCCCCTAATAAGAAGGTATCACTGAGGGACTCACTTTTCACCTTGCCCTTGGCCAGGAGCTGTGGGGGAACATTTGCTGAAACCTCTGCAGGTCTCAATCTATTTGGCAAACCCGGCTCCAAAGTGAAACCTCTGCTGTTAGGATCTCCCGAGGCTAGACCAGCCTCTTGGCCTCCAAAGACTCCCCATTTTCCTAACATTCCACCATATGGTACAACTCTTTTAGGTTGGGGCATTGTTCCCTGTTAGGATCTATATAATATTATCACAGTATTATCAGCATTCATCATTAAAGCTTTCATAATGTGGATTAttgttgtgtggtgtgtgtgtgtggtgggggggatgAGGAGTGTTGGCAACTGAACAGATCCTCATTAAAGTGAGATTGGAAATGGGGACAAAGCCCATAGAGAGGCAAAGCCATAGGGCTTTGGGCACCTGCTGATGGGAGTagcagaggggaagaagggagggtcTTGGAAGTGTTTGGGTGCCAGCTCTGTTGCAGGGGATGAATAGAGCCATCCAGGAGGGGTAGAATCAGGCTAGGAAAGATTCTCAGAGTCACTTCCTGGACAGGCCATCTTTCCAGCCTCCATCCTCCTCATCCAAATAGTAAATCCTTCCTGAACACTTTGTGGTAACACGTGGGTTCCCAAATAAGACAGTTGGTTGTACCTCTTCTGACCTGGAGGTATTCAATCCAAAACCAAGTTGGACCCCACATTAAATGTGGGTCAAATTTAGGAAGCCTCACGTTTTCAGTTAGgccaaatattttccttaaacatCGCTCCTAGATGACTTGTTTTGGCCCTGACATTCTATACTATTTAGCCTTGGGATGTTTGTAAAACGGGGTGAGGAGGTTGATGGGGTGaagggggtggcagggggtgagggggctggggggagtggagagggtggggagggaaagcaGCTGCCGTTGCTTCTGCTATCGCTCCAGGAACATGCCAGCATTTTCAAGCTTCTCTTCCCCTGGCTGCCCATACAGGTCCTGCTCCTAGAAGACGCAGCGATGGCGAGGAAGATAGTGCGGGCGGCGGGTTGGTGCCTGACCTGCCTGGACGCGCTGGAGGACGCGGCCTCGCTGCGCGGCCCCTTCGCCGACCTGGCCGCCGCGCTGCTACGCCTGGGCCGCCTGACTGCGCGCGGGCCCGGGGAGCGCCTGGACCACGCCGGCCGCCTGCTGCGGGGCTGTGTCCCCGCGCTGCTCGAGGCCGCCCGCGGCCACCTGCAGCGCCCTTGCGACCCGCAGCTGGCCGCTTCCCAGCGCCACACTTTGGCCCAGACCAGGAAGACCCTAGGCGAGCTGCTGGCGCAGCTGGAGCCCAGCGCCGCGGCCCCAGCGGCCAGCGCCCAAACCGGCGCGCTCACCTGGCGCCTGCGGCGGCTGCGCGAGCTTCTGTCGGCGCCCGGGCACGAGCGCATGCGCGGCGGCCCTCTAGACGCCCTGTTGGCGGCCGTAGTGTGGCACTGCATGCGTCTGGCCGCTTGCTCCGCACCGCCGGAGAGGCTGCGCTTGGTGGCCCGCTGCGGCCAGCTGCTGGAGCTGCGGAGCGCCGGGCGCCTGGGTCGGATCGACAGGCATCTGGGAGAAGGCCGGGCCTCCGGGAGCCTGGAACCCGGGCGGGAGTGTGTGGAGCTGCAGGCCGCCACTGAGGCCCTGTGCCAAGGAGTCCGCTCTGGGCTGCTGCACCAGATCCTGGACACGTTCACTGATACGCAAAGCCCTCTTCAACGACTGGTCCAGGCTGCCTTGGCCACTCGCCCAGTCAGCTCCCTGTGTGATGGCCAGGCCTTGCCAAAGAATCTCCAGCTTTTCCTTGCCGCTTTCCGTGACCAGGCCAAGCAGATGCTcagagtggctcacttggtttgCTGCCCTCGACAACAAACTGGCAAAGACATGGAGGTCACCATGGCAGGCCTTTGGGGGCTTGTGGTCAGAGTGCAGCAACTTTTCTCACAAAGTCCCCAAGGATCTGGTCTGGACTGGAGCCCAGCTTCCTTGCAGGCCCTGCTTCAGGCATGGACCAGGGCATCGGAAGGCCTGTTGGCATGTTTTGATGATGTTCTCAATATTCCTGAGTTCCTGAGTGTGTCCATTCAAGAAATGACCAAGCACTTGGACTTCTTTAGATGGGCTTTGAGAAAGGGAGATTCCAGAGACTTTCCCCAACTTGTGGCATATTTACAGGGTCGGGCCACTCACATAGTGCAGGTGATGAGCAGGTATGTGGACCAAGATCGAGATCCCATTTTCCGGAATGGCCTGAGAGTCTTGATCCAGCAGCTGGAGCAGTCTTCCCTGTTCCTGAGTGAAGCTGCTGAGTGCTGTTTGGGTGGGCACAGTGCTCAGGACACAGAAGTATTTTTAACCATGGCAAAACATCTGATCTGTTCAGCCCAGAGCATCCAAGAAGGGCTGGATGGGACTAACCACCCAGATATCCTCAGCCCGCTTCGGGACCAAGTCCAAAGGTTTGACACTGCTAAGGAACAACCTTATTTTATtctccccagcctccaggactcCACAACTCCTGCACTGGAACACCAGGGAGAACCTGGGTTGGGGGAAAGCAATTCAGGCATCTCCTATCCACTGAGGAACAATCTTTCCCACCCTTTGATTCCTGACATGCATCTACAGAGTGGGGACCCTCCACTACCAGCCGTCAGCAAATTCATCGTTGCTGTAGAGAGCCAGAGCCACCAGGCAGTGACCACAGCTAGCACCAACCTGCAGGAACAAAACGCCGCTGTGGATGCAGCTCAAGAGGCCTTGGCTGGGGAGGGACCACTGGGGTCAGAGGGGATGCCTGGACTCCAAGAAATCCCAACACTAACACCTTCTATTGTTGACCTAGGAACAGAGATAGAACCTTGCACGACTGCTAGAACCGGCGGGCTTCCGGAAGTGGCTCTCCAGCTGTCTGGGAGACCCAGGGAAACCGGGCAGGGCTTGGTAGCCAGGGCTGGTGACTGGTACCCTCTGTGTCAACAGCTCTTTTGTCACAACCCAGCAGGTGATCTTCTAGGGAACATGGCAGTGTTCATGGAGCTGCAGCAGAATTTGGCCTCAATGGTTCAACTAGCAGCCAAAAGTGAGCCTGTGGATTGGGGTAAGAAGGACCCTGACTCAGCTGGGCGTCCAGAAGCACTTTTACAAATGCAAGGCAGATTGGAGGAGGTGCAGACCCATGCTAAACAGCTGTTGGACAAGGTTCTGGCTTTCGATAGCCTCCAAGCCCCTACGTCATGGGACGAAAGCTTTGAGGATGGGTGCCTTCTATGGTCAGTGGCTGTCCAAGACCTGCTCCAGTGCATGGAGAGACTCAGCAGGAGACAAGGCCTGTTCTTACTGCCCCTGCGGCGGGCCGTGAAGGACCAGCAGGGACTGCAGGAAGAGTTGGCCCAGGCAGCAGCTGTTTCTCAGAGGCTACTAGAGGCTGCCAGGCTGTCTGGCCTCCTGTGTGGGGATGCGCAGATAAAATGTGAGGTCTCATTTTTGTGCAGGGAAATCCATGTGCTCACAGATGCTCTGCTGGATGTGGCACAGATCCTGGCCTCCTCCCCCAAACCATCTCCCAGTCTGTCCACACGCTTTGAACTGCTCTGCTTGGAGTTCTCCTTTCAAGCCAAGGCCCTCACTGGCCACCTCAGCATCATCAACGCAGACTATGAACATGTCTTCCAAGATGCCTTCTATCCAAGGCTCTCTGTCTATAAAGAACCTCAGGCCAGGCCAGAAAGCTCCCTGGAAAGAATGGTGTCTGGTATCCAAGCTGCACAGGGAATTGTGGCAGGAAGTCAAGAGTCTGGGCCCTGCCAGGAGGACCTTCTTAGGGCTCTGGAGAGCATTTTTGTCCTCACCCAGGAGGTGGCCCAGAGGGTCCCAGTGCTCCAAGAACACTCAGAGGAGTGGAGAATGCACACCCTGGACTGGCTTCAGTGGGAGTGGGCAGCCAAAGCCCATCATGCCATGGCCCAGCTCCAGGCCTGGAAAGGTGGTCACACCAAGGCCTGGGCACTCTTGGCCCAGTGCCTGAAGCCCAGTGATGAGACGGCAGTGATGAAGCCCAGGGATGAACAggcctctgcccagccccagctccaCTGTGAGGAGGGTGCCTCAGGAGCTGTTGCAGTGGGCAGTGTGGATTCTCGGGGTGCTGCCCCAAAAGACACCCCAGGGAACTCAGGGGGGGCCTGCACTGTGGACCCAGACGTCACTGGGACAATTGCAGCAGACCTGGACACGGTAGGACTGCCAGcatctttccttctcccccaccaccGCCCTCTTTCTAGTAACCAAAGGCCACTGCCAAGTTCCAGAAAAAGCTGTCTTGGTGCCCACGTGTGTAATTCACATCTGGCAGGCAGCACAGTACAGCCTTTGAGAGCCTGAGATCAGGAATCAGACTGCCTGGGCTGTGCCTGCCTCTGGCATTTCCTAGCTCTGAGACCTCAGTGAAGCTTCTTAGCTACGTTGGCCTCCAAGATTCTAGTCTAGAAAATGGGAATATTGATACTCTTCTGGCAGAGAGTTAATAAAAGCTTCCATGTAAAATACTCGCACTTGTCTGGCACATAGGAAGGGTCCTCTAAGTAGTAGCTATAATTACTGACTTATGTGAAGTTTTTCTCCGTTGGCCCAACTGGAAATGGTCCCCCTTTGCTGTGACCGACAGCACCTCTCCTGTGGGTCAGGCTGCTTCATGCAGCCTGCACCAATGTGATGTTACCTCCCTGTCCCAATCAGGGTTCTTTTGTTTGCAAATGACGGGGATCCAGCAGGAAGCAGTGCAGgcaaaaagaaagatttattagAAGGGCACTGGGTCTGTTCAACACCTTCCACACATAGTCATTTCCTTCTAAGGCACCAGACAGGACAGTCAGCCATTGTGAAGCCCAGACATCTGATTTACTTATACTGGCTATCACCAAAGTAGGTTGGCAGTGCCCAAGAAATTCCCTAGCAAGTGTGCTCAGCCCAGCATTTTATTCACCACTCGATCTGTCCCCTCCATGACCTCATGCTTGGCTGCATGGACCCTCCCAAACCCTTCCCTGGGCCTTCTCCCAACACAAAGCCCATCAGACCAtgtgcccccacccccttactcttcctttttctccctgaagTGTCATTACCATGAGAGGGGACCCTCTTCCCAAAGTAGTTGGGAGGAGAGCAGATACAGTGCCTTTTTCCCTACAGCCTAAGGCCTCTTGCCTCAGATCCCCAACCCGCCTAACAGAAGGCTGATGAACAGTTTTGGAGAGGCAGGGAATTATTAAATTGAAGAAGCAACAAGAAAGGATAGCGAAGCCAGATGACGCCTCAATATGCACAAGCacagaggggcgtctgggtagctcagtctgtcgagcctctgacttcggctcaggtcaggatctcgcttgtggggcctgcatcaggctcagaaCTTGTATCTCCCAATTTCGATAGAATTTATTATCATGTTCAAGACTTCACACCTTTCCAACAGTGACACCTAACAGTTATATCCCTTCTGAGGCATTAGTATGCTGCACTGGGGGACTGGAGAAaaagcagggctgggggcaggcccGAGGTCCCTCCCACCCCGTTCCCTTCCCACCTACACCTAGGGCACAGCCCTTGCCCTAAGGAGCTCAGGATCTGACAGGCGAGGCAGAGAGAAATCAAGGCCACTCTTGATCCTCTGCTATTGGATTTGCCTCCAAGCCAGAACAACTTGTCTCAATTCCAGAGTCTGGAAAAGGCTTAGGGGAGGCTCCAAGAAGGGTCCAATAAAAAAATCACCTGGTCCAATAAAAAAATCACCAGGTCTAGTGCTGAATGCCCTGCCCACTTCTGGATGCCAGCAGTAGCTCTCTTTCTCactagaaaattaacaaggaagtCCATGGGAGAGAATTCCTAAGTATTCATATCAGAACTGTAAAGTGCTTTCATGTAGAATGATTGGTGAGAAAGTGTCTGGGTCCCAAAGTTAGAACATTCAAGGATTCCTGCACTTCCTCAAGAAGCTGTAAATTCTCCCATGTAAGGCCTAAAACTTGACAGGAGAGAACAGGTGGTATTTGAACCGTACTGGGATCCCAGCATGCCAGGTTTCTGGATGAACAGAGCCTGGAGGAATAGGGATTCACTGTTTCCCTACCCACGTGGAGTAAACTGCCTGGAGCGGCCAGCATGTGGGGAATCAGCAGGGTGGGAGGGACCTCTTGACtcccactcttcttttttttttaatgtttatttatttttgagagactgcatgagtgggggaggggccgagagatggggacagaggatctgaagcgggctctgcgctgacagcagggagcccgatttgggtcttgaactcacgaaccatgggatcatgacctgagctggagtctgacgttcaaccgactgggccacacaggcgCTCCACCCACCCTTCTTCAAAAAGTGGCGCGAGGGCCCTTGATAGCAGCACAGGAGTTTCAAGGCCTGAGCATCTGGAGTCTCATTAGCTGTACCCTGTCCTTTGGCAGGAGCAGCCGCACAGCCCAGCACCTGGCTCCACAGGCCCACTGGCCTGGCTGGGCCCTGAGCCGGACCAGCTGCTCCCGGAGGATGGCGGCGTGGAAGGGGGGAGCAGGATCATCCAGATTACCCGAGAGATGGCTACAGAGGTGctcctgatggctcagagtctgagGAGGAGAGGACCCGTCTTGGTACTTGGCCTTCAGCGGGCAGCCGTGGTAGCAGGGCTGGGTACCCTGGGGGAAGAGAAGCCCCCGACTGCTGCCCTGCAGGAGGTGGGCCAGGCCAGGCAGGGCAGCTCCCAGAAAAGAAAGACCACACTGTGGACTAGTGGGATTGTAGCATTCTAACGTGctgtcttcttcctctgtctGGGTGTGTCCTAGAGttcacttctctttttccctcttcttttgtgCTCAGTCACTAAATCTTGGTTTTATGGCACCAGGGAAGGTAATTTGCCGGAAACTGCAATTCAGTAAAACCAAGGACTCATTCATATCCCCAGAAGGATGAGCTGAAGGGAGctatttacattcttaaaaattcccCCAAATGGAAATAACAGAGCGGCACCCTCCTGATGGATAGCCATTCAGGGCCAGCACAGCctagagggggagggggtggctttCCACTGGCTTTTGGAGACCACCTGCAGTGCTGTGTGGCCGTTCTAACTCTCTTTAGTCCTCTTCCTGATTCAAACCCAGCAGCCACCACACCCAAGGCTCAGACCTTTCATTGCCCTGCCCAGTTGAAACAGTCCCTTTTTCACAGGGTCGTTACATCACAATGGGCAGTGGTTACTTCCTGCTGActcccattttctttccaaacatCTCAGGTATTCTAATTTATATAGGACTTGGGTGCTAGTGGTGCTGTGTGGCTGAGGGCCCAGGACTATACTAATCCTCTACCCCATGGAGTGTTCCCTGGGGAAATGCACACATAAGGggaaatgccaaaagaaaaatcaaatgataattttaaaatgtttgtttgttttgagtgagcataagtgggggaagggcaggaagagagggagagagagaatcccaaccaggctctgcactgacagtgacaGGGctcatctcacaaaccgtgagatcatgacctgagctgaaatcaagagtcggccacttaactgactgagccacctggcacctcaaatgataatttttaacaGTGAGGCTAGTGCCTGGTAAGATGAAGTGCCTCTGCAGAATTCTCCCACAAACCTCCCAAATCTCAATGTTAATACCTCCCAGATTTTAACAACcaaagtcaaacagagaaaataatttaaaatagctgCTGAGGGGGAAACTGGCAGCACGGGGGTGCGGGACGTAAAGTTTCCTGAAGCAGAACGTCAGATCCCATGACATTAATCTAGAACCCACCATGCCAGCAGCTcttcagctcagagctggaggagacgaggagggaggtgggaaaaTTGGAAGACGGTGTCCcttggagagacagaaaaggtAAACACTTCCTTTCGTGGTGGAGGTCTGCATACGCTTACTCTCATGTGGTTACTCGCATCTCTGAGACCTCTTCAGGGGagcccttccccttcccacatGGAGGTGATCTCATGGTAGACTTGCCACAACATCATGGCATCTCACATCTTCGtttgctcaacaaatacttgtggaACATCTTCTGTGGGCCAGCAGAGAACAAAGGCATTCCTTAGTCATTGTCCAGCCTGAAGAACTGTAGCAGTACTGTTTACTGTATCAAATATCCccaggaaaagggggggggggtctctcacCCTTCCCTACCagattcttttattattctttttcattctcatcCTAAAGACCAGTGATTCTGAAGTCAGGTCATCAAACCCACACTTAGCACATCGAGAGAGTGAGTGGACGCAAAGAGcttgtctgtgtctgtcttttaTCTATATTAGTTGCCTCAACATACACCAttatgtttaagattttatttggatAAAAGGTGCTGTTTTCTGTCACCCATTAAGGATCATGTCCCATCCAAGAAGCTGTACATGTAGCTGTAGTCTACACGTACCTTTGCACCTTTGTTGCAGCCAAGATCACCTTCAACCTGGATGTTCCCCATACCTGGACCTTCTTAGGGGCCTCATTTCTGCCCTGGGCCTGCTGAAAACTAACCCTGAGCCAGTGCAGGCCACAGCCCCCATGGGAAAAGGGCTAGATCACGAACAGGAGGCTGGGCTGCTTTCCCTTCAGCAGTCCCCCCACAGAAGCAAGGGCGTGGACTTCTTCATTCTGCTGGCTTTCAGG
Encoded proteins:
- the LOC106975994 gene encoding uncharacterized protein LOC106975994 isoform X1, translated to MESFLSEDIGSMIQNKAIERIISPMTVQLCHLIISMEKKDMENEAFACLEKMAEELAQASEDFVQVAKRLAGDSEEEWLWEEIMPTAESLVLSGRNIVLVAQKLHLQPGCQSHQEELVTTAQQILVDTTKVLLLEDAAMARKIVRAAGWCLTCLDALEDAASLRGPFADLAAALLRLGRLTARGPGERLDHAGRLLRGCVPALLEAARGHLQRPCDPQLAASQRHTLAQTRKTLGELLAQLEPSAAAPAASAQTGALTWRLRRLRELLSAPGHERMRGGPLDALLAAVVWHCMRLAACSAPPERLRLVARCGQLLELRSAGRLGRIDRHLGEGRASGSLEPGRECVELQAATEALCQGVRSGLLHQILDTFTDTQSPLQRLVQAALATRPVSSLCDGQALPKNLQLFLAAFRDQAKQMLRVAHLVCCPRQQTGKDMEVTMAGLWGLVVRVQQLFSQSPQGSGLDWSPASLQALLQAWTRASEGLLACFDDVLNIPEFLSVSIQEMTKHLDFFRWALRKGDSRDFPQLVAYLQGRATHIVQVMSRYVDQDRDPIFRNGLRVLIQQLEQSSLFLSEAAECCLGGHSAQDTEVFLTMAKHLICSAQSIQEGLDGTNHPDILSPLRDQVQRFDTAKEQPYFILPSLQDSTTPALEHQGEPGLGESNSGISYPLRNNLSHPLIPDMHLQSGDPPLPAVSKFIVAVESQSHQAVTTASTNLQEQNAAVDAAQEALAGEGPLGSEGMPGLQEIPTLTPSIVDLGTEIEPCTTARTGGLPEVALQLSGRPRETGQGLVARAGDWYPLCQQLFCHNPAGDLLGNMAVFMELQQNLASMVQLAAKSEPVDWGKKDPDSAGRPEALLQMQGRLEEVQTHAKQLLDKVLAFDSLQAPTSWDESFEDGCLLWSVAVQDLLQCMERLSRRQGLFLLPLRRAVKDQQGLQEELAQAAAVSQRLLEAARLSGLLCGDAQIKCEVSFLCREIHVLTDALLDVAQILASSPKPSPSLSTRFELLCLEFSFQAKALTGHLSIINADYEHVFQDAFYPRLSVYKEPQARPESSLERMVSGIQAAQGIVAGSQESGPCQEDLLRALESIFVLTQEVAQRVPVLQEHSEEWRMHTLDWLQWEWAAKAHHAMAQLQAWKGGHTKAWALLAQCLKPSDETAVMKPRDEQASAQPQLHCEEGASGAVAVGSVDSRGAAPKDTPGNSGGACTVDPDVTGTIAADLDTEQPHSPAPGSTGPLAWLGPEPDQLLPEDGGVEGGSRIIQITREMATEVLLMAQSLRRRGPVLTKDQLITSARKIATFGQKFARLIRIIAKNCIDQRCSQELLCVVDQIQTMSNQLRIISSVKASLARSRSSEELLLENAQQLLRAVSKTVRTTEAASLRGLRQPSSDPEELEVAAFCVQWRRKLLRHRLRETSNLDYDELGLRKTSTEGPLTLAALVPEAF